In the genome of Pseudomonas putida, one region contains:
- a CDS encoding TetR/AcrR family transcriptional regulator, producing MKALSPSALRVCDAAEGHFADYGYDGSSLSEIAAQAGMRKASLYAHFANKDALFAKTFERALAQETAYVQDAFARESAEGLPPGHRHPLDLAERYASSPSLRFVLRAAFLPPASLKPLVTSGFEAYLERIRVDFCQALRERHAWARSDGNKLELYGDAYLGIIDSLHVELMYANPAVYARRAASLLKILDDSLALTSR from the coding sequence GTGAAAGCCTTGAGCCCGTCCGCCCTGCGCGTCTGCGATGCCGCCGAGGGTCATTTTGCCGACTATGGCTATGATGGCTCGTCACTGAGCGAGATCGCCGCCCAGGCGGGTATGCGCAAGGCGTCGCTGTATGCCCACTTCGCCAACAAGGATGCGTTGTTCGCCAAGACCTTCGAGCGCGCATTGGCGCAAGAAACGGCTTACGTTCAGGACGCGTTCGCGCGGGAGTCGGCAGAAGGCCTGCCGCCAGGGCATAGACATCCCCTGGACCTCGCCGAACGCTATGCCAGCTCGCCCAGCCTGCGCTTCGTGCTGCGCGCAGCCTTTCTGCCGCCCGCTTCGCTCAAGCCGCTGGTCACCTCAGGGTTCGAAGCCTACCTGGAGCGAATCCGGGTGGACTTTTGCCAGGCCCTGCGCGAGCGCCATGCCTGGGCCCGCAGCGATGGCAACAAGCTGGAGCTCTACGGCGACGCCTACCTGGGGATCATCGACAGCCTGCATGTGGAGCTGATGTACGCCAACCCTGCGGTCTACGCGCGGCGGGCGGCGTCGCTGCTGAAGATTCTCGACGACTCGCTGGCCTTGACCAGTCGCTGA
- the hpaR gene encoding homoprotocatechuate degradation operon regulator HpaR, with the protein MTLPRPSLTLTLLQAREATMAFFRPALNAHELTEQQWRVIRILRQQGELESHQLADQACILKPSMSGVLKRLERDGLVGRRKSPEDQRRIFISLTVRGQQLFLAMSEQMERNYQEIQRQFGSDKLEQLMGLLNELKRIKP; encoded by the coding sequence ATGACCTTACCAAGACCCTCCCTGACCCTGACCCTCCTGCAGGCCCGCGAAGCAACCATGGCGTTCTTCCGCCCGGCCCTCAACGCCCATGAGCTGACCGAGCAGCAATGGCGGGTGATCCGCATCCTGCGTCAGCAGGGTGAACTGGAGAGCCATCAGCTCGCCGACCAAGCCTGTATCCTCAAACCAAGCATGAGTGGCGTGCTCAAACGCCTGGAGCGCGACGGCCTGGTGGGCCGGCGCAAGTCGCCCGAGGACCAGCGTCGCATCTTCATCAGCCTCACCGTGCGTGGGCAGCAGCTGTTTCTGGCCATGAGCGAGCAGATGGAGCGCAACTATCAAGAGATCCAGCGTCAGTTCGGCAGCGACAAGCTCGAACAACTGATGGGTCTGCTCAACGAGCTCAAACGCATCAAGCCCTGA
- the hpaA gene encoding 4-hydroxyphenylacetate catabolism regulatory protein HpaA, producing MKERQPIPNINIGQVYDQRYSESEVHYDRLGNLAGFFGRNMPVHRHDRFFQVHYVKTGSVRVYLDEQRYHEAGPMFFLTPPTIPHAFVTEPDADGHVLTVRQQLVWQLLQAEPGLMAGPRLAPACVAMGRLQGQAAVDARQLEVLFDMLGAEISSNRPGQGTAVQDLARLVMIGLLRLCANSLEATPARHEDLRLFNRFNELIELHYLEHWTLPAYAVALGVTEARLNDVCRRIADLPSKRLVFERLMQEARRLLLYTGGSANEICYQLGFKDPAYFSRFFQRHAQMTPGEYRQRQMR from the coding sequence ATGAAAGAGCGACAGCCGATCCCCAACATCAACATCGGTCAGGTGTACGACCAACGGTACAGCGAGAGCGAGGTCCACTATGACCGGCTCGGCAACCTGGCCGGTTTCTTCGGGCGCAACATGCCGGTGCACCGGCACGACCGCTTCTTTCAGGTCCACTACGTCAAGACCGGCAGTGTGCGGGTGTACCTGGATGAGCAGCGCTATCACGAGGCGGGGCCGATGTTCTTCCTGACGCCGCCGACCATTCCCCATGCCTTCGTCACCGAACCCGACGCCGACGGCCATGTGCTGACCGTCCGCCAGCAACTGGTATGGCAACTGCTGCAGGCTGAGCCTGGGCTGATGGCCGGGCCGCGGCTGGCGCCGGCGTGTGTCGCGATGGGGCGCCTGCAAGGCCAGGCAGCGGTCGATGCGCGGCAACTGGAAGTGCTGTTCGACATGCTCGGCGCCGAGATCAGCAGCAATCGGCCAGGGCAGGGCACCGCCGTGCAGGACCTGGCCAGGCTGGTAATGATCGGTCTGTTACGGCTGTGCGCCAATTCCCTGGAGGCGACGCCAGCACGGCATGAGGATCTGCGGCTGTTCAACCGCTTCAACGAACTGATCGAGTTGCATTACCTGGAGCACTGGACACTCCCAGCCTATGCCGTCGCCCTGGGCGTGACCGAAGCACGGCTGAACGATGTCTGTCGGCGCATCGCGGATCTTCCGTCCAAGCGACTGGTGTTCGAGCGGTTGATGCAGGAGGCCCGGCGCCTGCTGTTGTACACCGGTGGCTCGGCCAACGAGATCTGCTATCAGTTGGGCTTCAAGGACCCGGCCTACTTCAGCCGGTTTTTCCAGCGTCATGCGCAGATGACGCCAGGGGAGTACCGTCAGCGGCAAATGCGGTGA
- a CDS encoding fumarylacetoacetate hydrolase family protein, with protein MSRALHEVASGTLLGVALNYQGLLQQHLAAFNEPPYKQPPVKPVLFIKTPNTRNQHGQPVTYPSAVERLQPGPALGVVIGKDASRVSVENALAHVAGYTIVNEFSLPEESYYRPAVKAKCRDGFCSFGPELVPAAQVPNPQALGIRLLVNGELRQHNNTANCVRSVAQLIAEISEFMTLHAGDVLITGTPEGRVDVLPGDRVTVEIDGLGQLINTIVAE; from the coding sequence ATGAGCCGTGCCTTGCACGAGGTTGCCAGCGGCACCCTGTTGGGCGTCGCCCTGAATTACCAGGGCCTGCTGCAGCAGCACCTCGCCGCCTTCAACGAACCGCCCTACAAGCAGCCGCCGGTCAAGCCGGTGCTGTTCATCAAGACCCCCAATACCCGCAACCAGCACGGCCAACCCGTCACCTACCCCTCGGCAGTCGAGCGCCTGCAACCGGGCCCGGCACTGGGCGTGGTGATCGGCAAGGACGCCAGCCGGGTCAGCGTGGAAAACGCCCTGGCGCATGTGGCCGGCTACACCATCGTCAACGAGTTCAGCCTGCCTGAGGAGAGCTACTACCGCCCGGCGGTCAAGGCCAAGTGCCGTGATGGCTTCTGTTCTTTCGGCCCTGAACTGGTGCCTGCGGCGCAGGTGCCCAACCCCCAGGCCCTGGGGATTCGCCTGCTGGTCAACGGCGAACTGCGCCAGCACAACAACACCGCCAACTGCGTGCGCAGCGTGGCCCAGCTGATCGCTGAGATCAGCGAATTCATGACCCTGCATGCCGGCGATGTGCTGATCACCGGCACGCCGGAAGGCCGCGTCGACGTATTGCCCGGTGACCGGGTGACCGTGGAGATCGACGGCCTCGGCCAGCTGATCAACACCATCGTCGCCGAATGA
- a CDS encoding fumarylacetoacetate hydrolase family protein: MKHARIQFDGQVHAATVENDQHLRLADGRLVAADQVTWLPPANGTMFALGLNYADHAAELAFTPSTEPLAFIKSPGTYTGHNQVTWRPDNVAYMHYECELVAVIGKPARNVKREDALDYLAGYTVCNDYAIRDYLENYYRPNLRVKNRDATTPVGPWIVDAADVPDPSNLTLRTWINGELKQEGTTADMIFDIPYLIEYFSSFMTLQPGDMIATGTPEGLADVLPGDEVVVEVQGVGRLVNRIVSEAEFFAPKTKEA, translated from the coding sequence ATGAAACACGCCCGTATCCAGTTCGACGGCCAGGTCCACGCGGCCACCGTCGAGAATGACCAGCACCTGCGCCTGGCCGATGGCCGCCTGGTCGCCGCCGACCAGGTCACCTGGCTGCCGCCGGCCAACGGCACCATGTTCGCCCTGGGCCTGAACTACGCCGACCACGCCGCCGAGCTCGCCTTTACTCCGTCCACCGAGCCGCTGGCGTTCATCAAGTCTCCCGGCACCTACACCGGCCACAACCAGGTCACCTGGCGCCCGGACAACGTCGCCTACATGCACTACGAGTGCGAACTGGTGGCGGTGATCGGCAAGCCGGCGCGCAACGTCAAGCGCGAGGACGCCCTCGACTACCTGGCCGGCTACACGGTCTGCAATGACTACGCCATCCGCGACTATCTGGAAAACTACTACCGCCCCAACCTGAGGGTGAAAAACCGCGACGCCACCACCCCGGTCGGCCCGTGGATCGTCGACGCCGCCGATGTGCCGGACCCGTCCAACCTGACGCTGCGCACCTGGATCAACGGAGAGCTGAAACAGGAAGGCACCACCGCGGACATGATTTTCGACATCCCTTATCTGATCGAATACTTCTCAAGCTTCATGACCCTGCAGCCGGGCGACATGATCGCTACCGGCACGCCGGAGGGCCTGGCCGACGTGTTGCCAGGCGATGAAGTGGTGGTGGAAGTCCAAGGCGTGGGCCGTCTGGTCAACCGAATCGTCAGCGAAGCCGAGTTCTTCGCCCCGAAAACAAAAGAGGCATGA
- the hpaE gene encoding 5-carboxymethyl-2-hydroxymuconate semialdehyde dehydrogenase, producing MIKHWINGREVESRDTFINYNPATGDAIGEVASGGAEEVAQAVAAAKEAFPKWANTPAKERARLMRRLGELIDQNVPKLAELETLDTGLPIHQTKNVLIPRASHNFDFFAEVCTRMDGHTYPVDDQMLNYTLYQPVGVCGLVSPWNVPFMTATWKTAPCLALGNTAVLKMSELSPLTANELGRLAVEAGIPNGVLNVIQGYGATAGDALVRHPDVRAISFTGGTATGKKIMQSAGLKKYSMELGGKSPVLIFEDADIERALDAALFTIFSLNGERCTAGSRIFIQESVYPQFVAQFAARAKRLIVGDPTDPKTQVGSMITQQHYDKVTGYIRIGIEEGARLVAGGLERPAGLPAHLAKGQFIQPTVFADVDNRMRIAQEEIFGPVVCLIPFKDEAEALRLANDTEYGLASYIWTQDIGKAHRLARGIEAGMVFINSQNVRDLRQPFGGVKGSGTGREGGQYSFEVFAEIKNVCISMGSHHIPRWGI from the coding sequence ATGATCAAGCACTGGATCAACGGCCGCGAAGTCGAGAGCCGCGACACCTTCATCAACTACAACCCGGCCACTGGCGATGCCATCGGGGAAGTGGCCAGCGGCGGCGCCGAGGAAGTGGCCCAAGCCGTGGCCGCGGCCAAGGAGGCCTTCCCCAAGTGGGCCAACACCCCCGCCAAGGAGCGGGCGCGGTTGATGCGCCGCCTGGGCGAGCTGATCGACCAGAACGTGCCCAAGCTGGCCGAGCTGGAGACCCTGGACACAGGCCTGCCGATCCACCAGACCAAGAACGTGCTGATTCCACGGGCCTCGCACAACTTCGACTTCTTCGCCGAAGTCTGCACCCGCATGGACGGCCACACCTACCCGGTGGATGACCAGATGCTCAACTACACCCTGTACCAGCCGGTGGGTGTGTGCGGTCTGGTATCGCCCTGGAACGTGCCATTCATGACCGCCACTTGGAAGACCGCGCCCTGCCTGGCCCTGGGCAACACCGCGGTACTGAAGATGAGCGAGCTTTCGCCCCTGACCGCCAACGAACTGGGCCGCCTGGCAGTCGAAGCCGGCATCCCCAATGGCGTGCTCAACGTGATTCAAGGTTACGGCGCCACTGCCGGTGACGCCCTGGTCCGCCATCCAGACGTACGGGCAATCTCCTTCACCGGCGGCACCGCCACCGGCAAGAAGATCATGCAGAGCGCGGGCCTGAAGAAGTACTCCATGGAGCTGGGCGGCAAGTCGCCCGTGCTGATCTTCGAAGACGCCGACATCGAACGCGCCCTGGATGCTGCGCTGTTCACGATCTTTTCGCTCAACGGCGAGCGCTGCACCGCCGGTAGCCGTATCTTTATCCAGGAAAGCGTGTACCCGCAGTTCGTGGCGCAGTTCGCCGCTCGTGCCAAGCGGCTGATCGTCGGCGACCCGACCGATCCGAAGACTCAAGTCGGCTCGATGATCACCCAGCAGCACTACGACAAGGTCACAGGCTACATCCGCATCGGTATCGAGGAAGGCGCACGCTTGGTCGCAGGTGGCCTGGAGCGCCCGGCGGGCCTGCCGGCGCACCTGGCCAAGGGGCAGTTCATTCAGCCCACGGTGTTCGCCGACGTGGACAACCGCATGCGCATCGCCCAAGAGGAAATCTTTGGCCCGGTGGTCTGCCTGATTCCGTTCAAGGATGAAGCCGAGGCGCTGCGCCTGGCCAACGACACCGAGTACGGCCTGGCGTCCTACATCTGGACCCAGGACATCGGCAAGGCTCATCGCCTGGCCCGGGGCATCGAGGCCGGCATGGTGTTCATCAACAGCCAGAACGTGCGCGACCTGCGCCAACCGTTCGGCGGCGTGAAAGGCTCGGGGACCGGGCGCGAAGGCGGTCAATACAGCTTCGAGGTGTTCGCCGAGATCAAGAACGTGTGTATATCCATGGGTAGCCACCACATTCCGCGCTGGGGCATCTAG
- the hpaD gene encoding 3,4-dihydroxyphenylacetate 2,3-dioxygenase translates to MGKLALAAKITHVPSMYLSELPGPRQGFRQSAIDGHLEISRRCRELGVDTIVVFDTHWLVNANYHINCAPHFEGLYTSNELPHFIANMPYAFPGNPALGRVLAETCNRLGVETMAHDATTLAPEYGTLVPMRYMNADQHFKVVSVSALCTSHYLNDSARLGWAMRKAVEDHYDGTVAFLASGSLSHRFAQNGQAPEFATKVWSPFLETLDHRVVRMWEDGDWADFCTMLPEYAVKGHGEGFMHDTAMLLGALGWSQYDGKAEVVTPYFGSSGTGQINAIFPITPQDGSAIPAAQASNPAGVISASRL, encoded by the coding sequence ATGGGCAAGCTCGCTCTGGCCGCCAAGATCACCCACGTGCCGTCCATGTACCTGTCCGAACTTCCTGGCCCGCGCCAAGGGTTCCGTCAGTCGGCCATCGATGGCCACCTGGAGATCAGCCGCCGCTGCCGCGAACTGGGCGTGGACACCATCGTGGTGTTCGACACCCACTGGCTGGTAAACGCCAACTACCACATCAATTGCGCGCCTCACTTCGAGGGGCTGTACACCAGTAACGAGTTGCCGCACTTCATCGCCAACATGCCCTATGCCTTCCCGGGCAACCCGGCATTGGGCCGGGTGCTGGCTGAAACCTGCAACCGCCTGGGCGTGGAAACCATGGCCCACGACGCCACCACCCTGGCACCGGAGTACGGCACCTTGGTGCCCATGCGCTACATGAACGCCGACCAGCACTTCAAGGTGGTCTCGGTTTCGGCGCTGTGCACCTCCCACTACCTCAACGACAGCGCCCGCCTCGGCTGGGCCATGCGCAAGGCGGTCGAAGACCATTACGACGGGACCGTGGCGTTCCTGGCCAGCGGCTCGCTGTCCCACCGTTTCGCCCAGAACGGCCAGGCGCCGGAGTTCGCCACCAAGGTCTGGAGCCCATTCCTGGAGACCCTCGACCACCGCGTGGTGCGCATGTGGGAAGACGGCGACTGGGCCGACTTCTGCACCATGCTCCCGGAATACGCGGTCAAGGGCCACGGCGAAGGCTTCATGCACGACACCGCCATGCTGCTCGGTGCCCTGGGCTGGTCGCAGTACGACGGCAAGGCCGAGGTGGTCACGCCCTACTTCGGCTCTTCGGGGACCGGCCAAATCAACGCCATCTTCCCGATCACGCCCCAGGACGGCTCGGCGATTCCGGCTGCCCAGGCCTCGAACCCGGCTGGCGTGATATCCGCCAGCCGCCTGTAA
- a CDS encoding 5-carboxymethyl-2-hydroxymuconate Delta-isomerase — protein MPHLVLLYSPDIEADADMGGLCRALADCMIEQRDETGRPVFPTGGTRVLAYPAAHAAIADGQGNYGFVYANLRMGAGRSRAVHQQVGDSLLAVLRGHLDALLERRPVGVTLQIDESPGQVYDAKHSSLHPLFSKP, from the coding sequence ATGCCTCATCTGGTCCTGCTCTACAGCCCGGACATCGAAGCCGATGCCGACATGGGTGGCCTGTGCCGCGCCTTGGCCGACTGCATGATCGAGCAACGCGACGAGACGGGCCGCCCGGTGTTTCCCACCGGGGGTACCCGCGTGCTGGCCTACCCCGCAGCCCATGCGGCGATCGCCGACGGCCAGGGCAACTACGGTTTTGTCTACGCCAACCTGCGCATGGGTGCCGGACGCAGCCGCGCCGTGCACCAGCAGGTCGGCGACAGCCTGCTGGCCGTGCTGCGCGGCCATCTGGACGCGCTGCTCGAACGCCGCCCGGTGGGCGTGACCCTGCAGATCGACGAGAGCCCAGGCCAGGTCTACGACGCCAAGCACAGCAGCCTGCACCCTCTGTTTTCCAAGCCTTGA
- the hpaH gene encoding 2-oxo-hept-4-ene-1,7-dioate hydratase: MLDASIIQNAAARLDQAERSREQVGQFSLEHPAITIEDAYAIQRAWVARKIADGRKLVGHKIGLTSRAMQVSSNITEPDYGALLDDMFFDEGSDIPFERFIVPRVEVELAFILGKPLKGPNVTLFDVLEATEWVIPALEIIDARIQQVDPQTNATRKVFDTISDNAANAGVVMGGRAVRPTEIDLRKVPAVLYRNGVIEESGVSAAVLNHPAKGVAWLANKLAPYDVGLEAGQVILGGSFTRPVTARPGDTFHVDYDQLGAIACRFV; encoded by the coding sequence ATGCTCGACGCCAGCATCATCCAAAACGCCGCCGCCCGCCTCGACCAGGCCGAACGTTCACGTGAACAGGTCGGTCAGTTCTCCCTGGAACACCCGGCCATCACCATCGAAGACGCCTACGCCATCCAACGCGCCTGGGTCGCCCGCAAGATCGCTGACGGGCGCAAGCTGGTCGGTCACAAGATCGGCCTGACCTCGCGCGCCATGCAGGTGTCATCGAACATCACCGAGCCGGACTACGGCGCGCTGCTCGACGACATGTTCTTCGACGAAGGCAGCGACATTCCCTTCGAACGCTTCATCGTGCCCCGGGTCGAGGTGGAACTGGCGTTCATCCTCGGCAAGCCGCTCAAGGGGCCGAACGTGACCCTGTTCGACGTGCTGGAGGCCACCGAGTGGGTGATCCCGGCGCTGGAGATCATCGACGCGCGCATCCAGCAGGTCGACCCACAGACCAACGCCACCCGCAAGGTCTTCGACACCATCTCCGACAACGCCGCCAACGCAGGCGTGGTCATGGGCGGGCGCGCCGTTCGCCCCACCGAGATCGACCTGCGCAAGGTGCCGGCGGTGCTCTACCGCAATGGTGTGATCGAGGAGTCCGGGGTGTCCGCCGCAGTGCTCAACCACCCGGCCAAAGGCGTGGCCTGGCTGGCCAACAAGCTGGCCCCCTACGACGTGGGGCTGGAAGCCGGCCAGGTGATCCTCGGCGGCTCCTTCACCCGCCCGGTGACCGCACGCCCCGGCGATACCTTCCATGTCGACTATGACCAGCTCGGCGCCATTGCCTGCCGTTTCGTCTGA
- the hpaI gene encoding 4-hydroxy-2-oxoheptanedioate aldolase: MDMPINTFKQRLQRGETQIGLWLGLADPYCAELAANAGFDWLLIDGEHAPNDLRSLLGQLQAIAPYPSQAVVRPVIGETALIKQLLDVGAQTLLVPMVESADQARQLVSAMRYPPSGVRGVGSALARASRWNTIPGYLDHADAQMCLLVQIENREGLANLDAICAVEGVDGVFIGPADLSAAMGHRGNPGHPEVQAAIEDAIVRIRDAGKAAGILSADQTLARRYIELGAAFVAVGVDTTVLMRGLQALMGAFKEGAVSPAPSGVY, encoded by the coding sequence ATGGACATGCCCATCAACACCTTCAAGCAGCGCCTGCAACGCGGCGAAACGCAGATCGGCCTGTGGCTGGGGCTGGCTGACCCATATTGCGCGGAGCTGGCGGCCAATGCCGGCTTCGACTGGCTGCTGATCGACGGCGAGCACGCGCCCAATGACCTGCGCAGCCTGCTTGGCCAGTTGCAGGCCATCGCCCCCTACCCCAGCCAGGCGGTGGTGCGCCCGGTGATCGGCGAGACAGCGCTGATCAAGCAGCTACTCGATGTCGGAGCCCAGACCCTGCTGGTCCCGATGGTCGAAAGTGCCGATCAGGCCCGCCAACTGGTAAGCGCCATGCGCTATCCGCCGAGCGGCGTGCGCGGTGTGGGCAGCGCCCTGGCGCGGGCCTCGCGCTGGAACACGATTCCCGGTTACCTCGACCACGCCGACGCCCAGATGTGCCTGCTGGTGCAGATCGAGAACCGCGAAGGCCTGGCCAACCTGGATGCGATCTGCGCGGTGGAAGGTGTCGACGGGGTGTTCATCGGCCCGGCCGACCTCAGCGCGGCCATGGGCCATCGCGGCAATCCCGGGCACCCCGAGGTGCAGGCCGCGATCGAGGACGCCATCGTACGGATTCGCGACGCCGGCAAGGCCGCGGGGATTCTCAGCGCCGACCAGACGCTGGCTCGCCGCTACATCGAGCTGGGCGCCGCCTTCGTGGCCGTCGGCGTGGATACCACCGTCCTGATGCGCGGATTGCAGGCGCTGATGGGCGCGTTCAAGGAAGGGGCTGTCAGCCCCGCACCCAGCGGGGTCTATTGA
- a CDS encoding NAD(P)/FAD-dependent oxidoreductase gives MINIETPTYYTATKKYNLSFPTLESDIDADVVVIGGGFSGINTALELAEKGITNVVVLEARYLGFGGTGRNGGQIMAGIGHDLEKIKASVGEQGLREIFEISELGAGIIKERIARYAIDADFCHGYGYMGFNARQEKTLRAWEKDFKAINQKDEIRFLGGSEVKQIIGSDAYSSALLHMGGGHVHSLNLLLGEAKALVGHGARIFEHSPALEVQYGERITVRTGRGSVKASKLLWACDSFLNKLEPELHAKTINTYAFQMMTEPLSDELIQRISPIRGAYSDIRPVIDYYRVTRENRLLFGAATPFVEHIPQDLKAWNRNLMLKIFPYLKDVRIDLAWGGPMATSANLFPQIGTLSNRPNAFYVQGYSGFGVTPSHIICKILAEGMHEGSSRYDLISSVKHARILGKDHIRPLLLTAGKTVHQLSGFFNGRR, from the coding sequence ATGATCAACATCGAAACGCCGACCTATTACACGGCCACCAAGAAGTACAACCTCAGCTTCCCGACCCTGGAAAGCGACATCGACGCCGACGTGGTGGTGATCGGTGGCGGTTTCTCCGGCATCAACACGGCCCTGGAGCTCGCGGAAAAAGGCATCACCAACGTCGTGGTACTCGAAGCCCGCTATCTGGGCTTCGGCGGTACCGGGCGCAACGGCGGGCAGATCATGGCCGGCATCGGTCATGACCTGGAGAAGATCAAGGCCAGCGTCGGCGAGCAAGGCCTGCGCGAGATCTTCGAGATCAGCGAGCTGGGCGCCGGCATCATCAAGGAGCGCATCGCCCGTTACGCCATCGATGCCGACTTCTGCCACGGTTATGGCTACATGGGCTTCAATGCCCGCCAGGAAAAGACCCTGCGCGCCTGGGAAAAAGACTTCAAGGCCATCAACCAGAAGGACGAGATCCGTTTCCTGGGCGGCTCGGAGGTCAAGCAGATCATCGGCTCGGACGCCTACAGCAGCGCCCTGCTGCACATGGGTGGCGGTCACGTGCATTCGCTCAACCTGCTGCTCGGCGAAGCTAAGGCGCTGGTCGGCCATGGCGCGCGTATCTTCGAACACAGCCCGGCACTGGAAGTGCAGTACGGCGAGCGCATCACCGTGCGTACCGGGCGAGGCTCGGTCAAGGCCAGCAAGTTGCTATGGGCCTGCGACAGCTTCCTCAACAAGCTCGAGCCTGAACTGCACGCCAAGACCATCAACACCTATGCCTTCCAGATGATGACCGAGCCGTTGTCGGATGAGCTCATCCAACGCATCAGCCCGATCCGCGGCGCCTACAGCGATATCCGCCCGGTGATCGACTACTACCGCGTGACCCGTGAGAACCGCTTGCTGTTCGGCGCCGCCACGCCCTTCGTCGAGCACATTCCCCAGGACCTCAAAGCCTGGAACCGCAACCTCATGCTCAAGATCTTCCCGTACCTCAAGGACGTGCGCATCGACCTGGCCTGGGGCGGCCCGATGGCCACCAGTGCCAACCTGTTCCCGCAGATCGGCACCTTGAGCAACCGCCCCAATGCCTTCTACGTGCAGGGCTATTCGGGCTTTGGCGTCACCCCCAGCCACATCATTTGCAAGATTCTCGCCGAAGGCATGCACGAAGGCTCGTCGCGCTACGACCTGATCAGCTCGGTCAAGCACGCGCGCATCCTCGGCAAGGACCATATCCGCCCATTGCTGCTGACCGCCGGCAAGACCGTGCATCAGCTGTCGGGCTTCTTCAACGGCCGTCGTTGA
- a CDS encoding cupin domain-containing protein has product MTLTAVRQGVQLSELDAWGTVADLGSTILEGEVKCYGKMTHGAPTDPVSSAYFGTTRGKFRMVYPFSEQAVIVTGEIQLTDESTGQVTRYKAGDAWFVTKGTPVLWEVLSETFVKHYLAVA; this is encoded by the coding sequence ATGACCCTTACCGCTGTCCGCCAGGGCGTGCAATTGTCCGAACTCGACGCCTGGGGCACCGTTGCCGACCTGGGCTCGACCATTCTCGAAGGCGAGGTCAAGTGCTACGGCAAGATGACCCACGGCGCCCCGACCGACCCGGTCAGCAGCGCTTACTTCGGCACCACCCGCGGCAAGTTCCGCATGGTCTATCCGTTCAGCGAGCAGGCAGTGATCGTCACCGGCGAGATCCAGCTCACCGACGAGTCCACTGGCCAGGTCACCCGCTACAAAGCCGGCGATGCCTGGTTCGTTACCAAGGGCACCCCTGTGCTCTGGGAAGTGCTCAGCGAGACCTTCGTCAAGCACTACCTGGCGGTAGCCTGA
- a CDS encoding helix-turn-helix transcriptional regulator: MCSSNTDFLASPGFTLFNALVLEVQRLAQEQPLSRFHDQILHRVRALIPFDTAWWGRAALIDGLPDEHSSHVFGLPPEYLQDWQSIRDQDPTVGLVHACPGRTVIVDSQARETPAGLRWLGAKHGFGEFLCIIHIDPQTQLSVHLTLYRAMGATAFTAHECFLLDHLMPHLVAAEGANQIRALVALREALDGANTLALAVCDRQGTLHCAERGFVERLLLEWPDWSGPHLPEQVSPDSYRGRQLQLDSTAVGDLFLLTARPRSVLSLLSAREADVAERFGAGDTYKEIARQLGVAPNTVRHHIRSIYTKLGVNSKAGITQRLHHPPS; this comes from the coding sequence ATGTGCAGCTCCAATACCGACTTTCTCGCCTCTCCCGGCTTCACGCTGTTCAACGCCCTGGTGCTGGAAGTGCAGCGCCTGGCCCAGGAGCAGCCGTTGTCGCGTTTCCATGACCAGATCCTGCATCGGGTTCGGGCGCTGATCCCGTTCGACACGGCCTGGTGGGGCCGCGCCGCGCTGATCGATGGTCTGCCCGATGAGCACAGCAGCCATGTCTTTGGCCTGCCGCCTGAATACCTGCAGGATTGGCAGTCGATCCGTGACCAAGACCCCACCGTTGGACTGGTCCACGCCTGCCCCGGACGCACGGTGATCGTCGACAGCCAAGCCAGGGAAACACCTGCCGGCCTGCGCTGGCTGGGTGCCAAACACGGGTTCGGCGAATTCCTGTGCATCATCCACATCGACCCGCAGACCCAGCTCAGCGTGCACCTGACGCTCTATCGGGCCATGGGCGCCACTGCGTTCACCGCTCATGAGTGTTTTCTGCTGGATCATCTGATGCCGCATCTGGTGGCCGCCGAGGGCGCCAACCAGATTCGCGCCCTGGTCGCGCTGCGCGAGGCACTCGACGGTGCCAACACCCTGGCCTTGGCCGTGTGCGACCGCCAGGGCACGCTGCACTGCGCCGAGCGCGGCTTCGTCGAGCGCCTGCTGCTGGAGTGGCCGGACTGGAGCGGACCGCACCTGCCTGAGCAGGTCAGCCCAGACAGCTACCGCGGCCGCCAGTTGCAACTGGACTCCACCGCCGTAGGCGATCTGTTCCTGCTGACCGCCCGCCCCCGTTCGGTCCTGAGCCTGCTCAGTGCCCGCGAAGCCGATGTGGCCGAGCGCTTCGGCGCCGGCGACACCTACAAAGAAATCGCCCGCCAGCTCGGCGTCGCCCCCAACACCGTGCGCCACCACATCCGCAGCATCTACACCAAGCTGGGCGTCAACAGCAAAGCCGGTATCACCCAACGGCTCCACCACCCACCCAGCTGA